A stretch of Falco rusticolus isolate bFalRus1 chromosome 2, bFalRus1.pri, whole genome shotgun sequence DNA encodes these proteins:
- the RPS3 gene encoding 40S ribosomal protein S3 yields MAVQISKKRKFVADGIFKAELNEFLTRELAEDGYSGVEVRVTPTRTEIIILATRTQNVLGEKGRRIRELTAVVQKRFGFPEGSVELYAEKVATRGLCAIAQAESLRYKLLGGLAVRRACYGVLRFIMESGAKGCEVVVSGKLRGQRAKSMKFVDGLMIHSGDPVNYYVDTAVRHVLLRQGVLGIKVKIMLPWDPSGKIGPKKPLPDHVSIVEPKEEILPTTPISEQKGGKPEQPAMPQPVPTA; encoded by the exons ATGGCGGTGCAGATCTCCAAGAAGCGCAAG tttgttgCTGACGGTATCTTCAAAGCTGAGTTGAATGAGTTTCTGACTCGTGAATTGGCTGAAGATGGGTACTCTGGAGTAGAAGTGCGAGTCACTCCAACCAGGACTGAGATTATCATACTTGCCACCAG aactCAGAATGTCCTGGGTGAGAAGGGGCGTCGCATCCGGGAGCTGACAGCTGTCGTGCAGAAGCGGTTTGGATTCCCTGAGGGAAGTGTTGAG cTCTATGCCGAGAAGGTGGCTACGAGAGGTCTGTGTGCAATTGCTCAGGCAGAGTCCCTACGGTACAAGCTGCTGGGAGGTTTAGCAGTGCGTCG AGCCTGCTATGGTGTCCTTCGCTTCATCATGGAAAGTGGTGCCAAGGGTTGTGAGGTGGTTGTGTCTGGCAAACTTAGAGGTCAGCGCGCCAAGTCCATGAAGTTTGTAGATGGCTTGATGATCCACAGTGGAGACCCTGTGAATTACTACGTTGACACAGCTGTGCGTCACGTCCTTCTCCGGCAAG GAGTACTGGGCATCAAAGTAAAGATTATGTTGCCCTGGGACCCAAGTGGAAAGATTGGCCCCAAAAAGCCTCTGCCAGACCATGTCAGCATTGTGGAACCCAAAGAAGAGATCTTGCCCACCACCCccatttcagagcagaaaggtGGCAAACCAGAACAGCCAGCTATGCCTCAGCCAGTTCCCACTGCGTGA
- the SERPINH1 gene encoding serpin H1, with amino-acid sequence MWIILVFALCGLAAAVPSEDRKLSDKATTLADRSTTLAFNLYHAMAKDKNMENILLSPVVVASSLGLVSLGGKATTASQAKAVLSADKLNDDYVHSGLSELLNEVSNSTARNVTWKIGNRLYGPASINFADDFVKNSKKHYNYEHSKINFRDKRSALKSINEWAAQTTDGKLPEVTKDVEKTDGALIVNAMFFKPHWDEKFHHKMVDNRGFMVTRSYTVGVPMMHRTGLYNYYDDETEKLQVVEMPLAHKLSSMIFIMPNHVEPLERVEKLLTREQLKAWAGKMKKRSVAISLPKVILEVSHDLQKHLADLGLTEAIDKTKADLSKISGKKDLYLSNVFHAAALEWDTEGNPYDADIYGREEMRNPKLFYADHPFIFMIKDSKTNSILFIGRLVRPKGDKMRDEL; translated from the exons ATGTGGATTATTCTGGTGTTTGCTCTCTGCGGCCTCGCTGCAGCCGTGCCCTCGGAGGACAGGAAGCTGAGTGACAAGGCAACAACGCTGGCTGACCGAAGCACAACACTGGCCTTCAACCTCTACCATGCCATGGCAAAAGACAAGAATATGGAGAACATCCTGCTGTCCCCTGTGGTCGTGGCCTCTTCTCTTGGCCTTGTGTCCCTTGGGGGCAAGGCCACAACTGCCTCCCAAGCCAAGGCAGTGCTCAGCGCAGACAAGTTGAATGATGACTATGTGCACAGCGGGTTGTCTGAGCTCCTTAACGAGGTCAGCAACAGCACAGCCCGCAATGTCACCTGGAAGATTGGCAACCGCTTGTACGGCCCCGCCTCCATCAACTTTGCTGATGACTTTgtgaagaacagcaagaaacacTACAACTACGAGCATTCCAAGATCAACTTTCGAGACAAGAGGAGCGCCCTGAAATCCATTAACGAGTGGGCAGCACAGACCACAGATGGGAAACTCCCAGAGGTCACAAAAGATGTTGAGAAAACTGATGGAGCTCTCATTGTCAATGCCATGTTCTTCAAGC CTCACTGGGATGAGAAGTTCCATCATAAGATGGTGGACAACCGTGGCTTCATGGTGACCCGTTCCTACACTGTGGGAGTCCCCATGATGCATCGCACCG GTCTCTACAATTACTATGATGATGAGACAGAGAAGCTCCAGGTGGTAGAGATGCCACTTGCTCACAAGCTCTCCAGCATGATTTTTATCATGCCAAACCATGTGGAGCCTCTGGAGCGGGTTGAGAAACTGCTGAccagggagcagctgaaggCCTGGGCTGGCAAGATGAAGAAGAGATCAGTGGCCATCTCACTGCCTAAAGTCATCCTGGAAGTCAGCCATGACCTTCAG AAACACTTGGCCGATCTGGGCCTGACAGAAGCCATTGACAAAACCAAGGCTGACTTGTCAAAAATCTCTGGCAAGAAAGACCTTTACCTATCCAATGTCTTCCACGCTGCTGCTCTTGAATGGGACACTGAAGGAAACCCCTATGATGCTGACATCTATGGCCGAGAGGAGATGAGGAACCCCAAGCTCTTCTATGCTGACCACCCCTTCATCTTCATGATCAAGGACAGTAAAACCAACTCAATTCTCTTCATTGGCAGGCTCGTGAGGCCCAAAGGAGACAAGATGCGTGATGAGTTGTAG